The following proteins are co-located in the Ketogulonicigenium robustum genome:
- the hemB gene encoding porphobilinogen synthase yields the protein MQPVLAPFPATRLRRNRATPALRALVRETHLDPSDLIWPVFVMEGEDCTTDIPSMPGVQRLSVDRLAKAAVEAEARGIPAMCIFPYTDMAARTEDCALAWSMDNIANRAIRAIKDAAPNMAVMTDIALDPYNINGHDGFVVDGRIVNDETVEALVKMALAQAESGADILGPSDMMDGRIGAIRAALESAGHRDVTIMSYAAKYASGYYGPFRDAVGASAALKGDKKTYQMDPANSDEALRHIARDLSEGADMVMVKPGMPYLDICRRVKDQFGVPTFAYQVSGEYAMLKAAFANGWLDPQKVVIETLMCFKRAGCDGILTYFAPEVAEALQG from the coding sequence ATGCAACCCGTGCTTGCCCCATTCCCTGCCACCCGCCTGCGCCGCAACCGCGCGACGCCCGCCCTTCGCGCATTGGTGCGCGAGACGCACCTTGACCCCAGCGATCTGATCTGGCCCGTCTTCGTGATGGAGGGCGAGGATTGCACCACCGACATCCCCTCGATGCCGGGCGTGCAGCGCCTGTCGGTTGACCGGCTGGCCAAAGCCGCTGTCGAGGCAGAGGCCCGCGGCATTCCCGCCATGTGCATCTTCCCCTACACCGACATGGCCGCCCGCACCGAGGATTGCGCCCTGGCCTGGAGCATGGACAACATCGCCAACCGCGCCATCCGCGCCATCAAGGATGCTGCGCCGAACATGGCGGTGATGACCGACATCGCCCTCGACCCCTATAACATCAACGGCCACGACGGTTTTGTGGTCGACGGACGCATTGTGAACGACGAAACGGTCGAGGCGCTGGTGAAGATGGCGCTGGCGCAAGCCGAAAGCGGCGCCGATATTCTGGGCCCGAGTGACATGATGGACGGCCGTATCGGCGCCATCCGCGCCGCGCTGGAATCGGCCGGCCACCGCGATGTGACGATCATGAGCTATGCGGCGAAATACGCCTCGGGGTATTACGGCCCGTTCCGCGATGCCGTCGGCGCAAGCGCCGCGCTGAAGGGCGACAAAAAGACCTATCAGATGGACCCCGCAAACAGCGACGAGGCGCTGCGCCACATCGCCCGTGATCTGTCCGAGGGGGCCGACATGGTCATGGTCAAACCCGGCATGCCCTACTTGGACATCTGCCGCCGCGTGAAAGACCAGTTCGGCGTGCCGACATTCGCCTATCAGGTGTCGGGCGAATACGCGATGCTGAAGGCCGCTTTCGCCAACGGCTGGCTTGACCCGCAGAAAGTGGTGATCGAGACGCTGATGTGCTTCAAGCGCGCGGGATGTGACGGGATTTTGACCTATTTCGCGCCCGAAGTGGCCGAAGCACTGCAGGGCTGA
- the mfd gene encoding transcription-repair coupling factor, with product MSHDPKHITVSGAPEGFDARLILQEVAKSAAPVVHVARDDRRLAAMQAALAFFDPSMPVFTFPAWDCLPYDRISPNPEISAARMATLAALIHGMPQRYVLLTTLNAATQKVPARDLLRKSAFSVDVGARVDEGALRGFLTRMGFSPAATVTEPGDFAWRGGIVDIFPPGQDLPVRLDFFGDVLDGARLFDPANQRTVEKLSRVELSPVSEVVLDEASITRFRQNYRVAFGAGGADDPLYESVTAGRKQAGMEHWLGFFHDRLETLFDFLPDATITLDDQSDAIREARWVSIVDQYEARQHALQQRRGSDSVYKPAPPDSLYLDESAWVTAVGGRRMLRLAPLKQPVGLGVIDAGGVIGRNFAPERQQENINLFSALSDYIKPISKDHPVILASYSEGARERLTGLLEDEGVGEVIPVTDFSRVGKRGVHMAVWPLEAGFTAPGLTVISEQDVLGERLIRQTRRKRRAENFLTEANSLSPGDLVVHVEHGVGRYLGLEVITAAGAPYECLALEYAEGAKLYLPVVNIELLSRYGHEQGLLDKLGGGAWQSKKAKLKERIRQIADRLIRVAAERALRSAPEVDPPAEIWEQFLARFPYQETDDQLQAITDVLEDLQSGRPMDRLICGDVGFGKTEVAIRAAFVAAMSGMQVAVVAPTTLLARQHFKSFAERFRGFPLNVRPLSRFVSAKDAEATRKGLADGTVDVVIGTHAVLAKAVKFKSLGLLIIDEEQHFGVQHKERLKQLRSDIHVLTLTATPIPRTLQLSLSGVRDLSIIGTPPIDRLAIRTYVSEFDTITVREALLREHFRGGQSFIVVPRLSDLPEMEEFLQREVPEVKYVAAHGQMAAGELDDRMNAFYDGKFDVLLATTIVESGLDIPTANTMIVHRADMFGLSQLYQIRGRVGRSKVRAYAYLTTKPRQKLTPAAEKRLRVLGSLDSLGAGFQLASQDLDIRGAGNLLGEEQSGQIREVGYELYQQMLEDEIARIKSGESEALPDNDQWAPNISIGVSVLIPEDYVPDLDVRLGLYRRLSDLTTKVELEGFAAELIDRFGKLPREVNTLLTVVRIKAMCKRAGISSLEAGPKGVTIRFHNDKFASPAGLVAFLHDQNGAAKVKDNRIVILADWKTEADRIRGSFAIARDLAEKLAAEKKAAKTA from the coding sequence ATGTCCCACGATCCAAAGCATATTACAGTCTCTGGCGCGCCCGAGGGGTTCGACGCCCGCCTTATCCTGCAAGAAGTCGCGAAGTCCGCCGCGCCGGTGGTGCACGTCGCACGCGACGACCGCCGCTTGGCCGCGATGCAGGCCGCGCTGGCGTTTTTTGACCCTTCCATGCCGGTGTTTACATTTCCTGCGTGGGATTGCTTGCCCTATGACCGTATCTCGCCCAACCCCGAGATTTCGGCCGCGCGCATGGCGACGCTGGCGGCGCTGATACACGGCATGCCGCAGCGCTATGTGCTGCTGACCACGCTGAATGCGGCAACGCAAAAGGTGCCCGCGCGCGATTTGCTGCGCAAGTCGGCGTTTTCTGTCGATGTCGGCGCGCGCGTGGACGAGGGGGCCTTGCGCGGTTTTCTGACCCGCATGGGCTTTAGCCCCGCGGCCACCGTGACCGAGCCGGGCGATTTCGCGTGGCGCGGCGGCATCGTCGACATTTTCCCGCCCGGGCAAGATTTGCCGGTGCGGCTGGATTTCTTTGGCGACGTGCTGGATGGCGCGCGCCTGTTCGACCCCGCAAACCAGCGCACGGTTGAAAAGCTGTCGCGGGTCGAACTGTCGCCGGTGTCCGAGGTGGTGCTGGACGAGGCTTCGATCACGCGGTTCCGGCAGAATTACCGCGTGGCTTTCGGGGCGGGCGGGGCCGATGACCCGCTGTACGAAAGTGTCACCGCAGGGCGCAAGCAGGCGGGGATGGAGCACTGGCTGGGCTTCTTCCACGATAGGCTGGAAACCCTGTTCGACTTTCTACCCGATGCGACGATCACGCTGGACGACCAAAGCGATGCGATCCGCGAGGCGCGCTGGGTCTCGATTGTCGACCAATACGAGGCGCGACAGCACGCGCTGCAGCAGCGCCGCGGCAGTGACAGCGTCTACAAACCCGCGCCGCCAGACAGCCTATATCTGGATGAGAGCGCTTGGGTGACGGCCGTGGGTGGCCGCCGTATGTTGCGCCTTGCGCCGCTAAAGCAGCCTGTGGGCCTTGGCGTGATCGACGCAGGCGGGGTCATAGGCCGCAACTTTGCGCCTGAGCGTCAGCAGGAAAATATAAACCTGTTCAGTGCATTATCGGACTATATTAAACCTATATCTAAAGATCACCCCGTGATCCTTGCCAGCTACTCCGAGGGCGCGCGCGAGCGTTTAACAGGGTTGCTGGAAGACGAAGGCGTGGGCGAGGTTATTCCCGTCACCGACTTTAGCCGCGTTGGCAAGCGCGGCGTGCACATGGCCGTCTGGCCGCTGGAGGCTGGCTTTACCGCCCCCGGCCTGACCGTCATTTCCGAACAAGACGTGCTGGGCGAACGGCTGATCCGCCAGACCCGCCGTAAGCGCCGCGCCGAAAACTTCCTGACCGAGGCGAACAGCCTGTCGCCCGGCGATCTGGTCGTCCACGTCGAACACGGCGTGGGCCGCTATCTGGGGCTAGAGGTGATCACCGCCGCCGGCGCGCCCTATGAATGCCTCGCGCTGGAATATGCCGAAGGCGCGAAGCTGTACCTGCCGGTGGTCAATATAGAACTGCTCAGCCGGTATGGGCACGAACAGGGCCTGCTGGACAAACTGGGCGGCGGGGCATGGCAGTCGAAAAAGGCCAAGCTGAAAGAACGAATCCGCCAGATCGCCGACCGGCTGATCCGCGTGGCCGCCGAACGCGCGTTGCGGTCCGCCCCCGAGGTCGACCCGCCCGCCGAGATTTGGGAACAGTTCTTGGCGCGGTTCCCCTATCAGGAGACCGACGACCAGTTGCAGGCCATCACCGATGTGCTGGAGGATTTGCAGTCCGGCCGCCCGATGGACCGCCTGATCTGCGGCGACGTGGGCTTTGGCAAGACCGAGGTGGCGATCCGCGCCGCGTTCGTTGCCGCGATGTCGGGCATGCAGGTGGCCGTCGTTGCGCCCACAACACTGCTGGCGCGCCAGCATTTCAAAAGCTTCGCCGAACGCTTCCGTGGGTTCCCGCTGAATGTTCGCCCGTTGTCGCGCTTCGTCTCGGCCAAAGATGCCGAAGCGACGCGTAAGGGGTTGGCTGATGGCACGGTTGATGTCGTCATCGGCACCCATGCGGTGCTGGCCAAAGCGGTGAAATTCAAAAGCCTCGGGCTGTTGATTATCGACGAGGAACAGCATTTCGGCGTGCAGCATAAGGAGCGGCTGAAACAGTTGCGGTCCGACATCCACGTGCTGACGCTGACCGCAACGCCCATTCCGCGCACGCTGCAGCTGTCGCTTTCGGGGGTGCGCGACCTGTCGATCATCGGCACGCCGCCCATCGACCGGCTGGCGATCCGCACCTATGTCAGCGAATTCGACACGATCACCGTGCGCGAGGCACTGCTGCGCGAGCACTTCCGTGGCGGCCAAAGCTTCATCGTCGTGCCGCGCCTAAGCGATTTACCCGAGATGGAAGAATTCCTGCAGCGCGAAGTGCCCGAGGTGAAATACGTCGCCGCCCATGGCCAGATGGCTGCGGGCGAGTTGGACGACCGGATGAACGCCTTCTACGATGGCAAGTTCGACGTGCTGCTGGCGACGACGATTGTGGAATCGGGCTTGGACATTCCGACCGCCAACACGATGATCGTGCACCGCGCGGATATGTTCGGCCTGTCGCAACTCTATCAAATTCGTGGGCGGGTTGGCCGGTCGAAGGTGCGGGCCTATGCCTATCTGACGACGAAGCCGCGCCAGAAACTGACCCCTGCCGCAGAAAAACGCCTGCGCGTGCTGGGCAGTTTGGACAGCCTTGGGGCAGGGTTTCAACTGGCCTCGCAGGATTTGGATATTCGCGGCGCGGGTAATCTGCTGGGCGAGGAACAATCCGGCCAGATCCGCGAGGTCGGCTACGAGCTGTACCAGCAGATGCTGGAGGACGAGATCGCGCGCATCAAATCGGGCGAATCCGAGGCTCTGCCCGACAACGACCAATGGGCGCCGAACATCAGCATTGGCGTGTCCGTACTGATCCCCGAGGATTACGTGCCCGATCTGGACGTGCGCCTTGGCCTGTACCGCCGGCTATCCGACCTGACCACCAAAGTCGAGCTGGAAGGCTTCGCCGCCGAGCTGATCGACCGTTTCGGCAAGCTGCCGCGCGAGGTGAACACCCTGCTGACGGTCGTGCGGATCAAGGCCATGTGTAAACGGGCCGGAATCTCCAGCCTCGAGGCGGGGCCGAAGGGCGTCACGATCCGCTTCCACAACGACAAATTCGCGTCGCCTGCGGGGCTGGTCGCGTTCTTGCACGACCAAAACGGCGCGGCCAAGGTGAAAGACAATCGCATTGTCATTCTGGCCGACTGGAAAACCGAAGCTGACCGGATCAGGGGCTCTTTCGCAATTGCCCGAGATCTGGCAGAAAAGCTGGCCGCCGAGAAAAAGGCTGCCAAAACCGCTTAG
- the cysS gene encoding cysteine--tRNA ligase, giving the protein MTQITLHNSKTRTREVFVPLNPADVRLYLCGPTVYDRAHLGNARPVLVFDVLVSLLRHVYGDGAVTYARNFTDVDDKINDRAAATGRSIRDVTDETIAWYHADMDALGAARPDFEPRATDWIPAMVEMIAALIERGNAYEAEGHVLFAVDSYDDYGALSGRSVEDMIAGARVEIAPFKRNPMDFVLWKPSVLGQPGWESPWGFGRPGWHIECSAMSYGLLGASFDIHGGGIDLQFPHHENEIAQSCCAHPEGSFARYWLHNEMLLVDGRKMSKSLGNFFTVRDLLDQGVPGEVIRLVMLGTHYSRTMDWTDDKRIEAEGALRRWHALTDGVEAGAIDPDVVTALADNLNTAGAIAVLHRLAAAGEAATLRASAQLLGFLQPEMGVWVDAADDVAQRVESLLAQRLDAKAARDFAAADAIRDRLVAAGIVLKDKPGGGTDWEIGAGAALDMLKG; this is encoded by the coding sequence ATGACACAGATCACATTGCACAACAGCAAGACCCGCACGCGAGAGGTCTTCGTTCCGCTTAATCCGGCAGATGTGCGTTTGTACCTGTGTGGCCCCACGGTTTACGACCGCGCGCATCTGGGCAACGCGCGCCCCGTGCTGGTGTTTGATGTGCTGGTTAGCCTGCTGCGCCATGTTTATGGTGACGGGGCGGTGACCTATGCGCGTAATTTCACCGACGTTGATGATAAGATCAATGATCGCGCCGCCGCCACTGGCCGTTCCATTCGCGATGTGACCGACGAGACGATCGCTTGGTATCATGCCGATATGGACGCGCTGGGCGCCGCTCGGCCGGATTTTGAGCCCCGTGCGACCGACTGGATCCCTGCGATGGTCGAGATGATTGCTGCGTTGATCGAACGCGGTAACGCCTATGAAGCCGAGGGCCACGTGCTGTTCGCGGTTGACAGCTATGACGATTACGGCGCGCTGTCGGGGCGTTCGGTCGAGGATATGATCGCAGGTGCCCGCGTGGAAATAGCGCCGTTCAAGCGCAATCCGATGGATTTCGTGCTGTGGAAGCCGTCGGTTTTGGGGCAACCTGGGTGGGAGAGCCCGTGGGGTTTTGGTCGGCCGGGGTGGCACATCGAATGCTCGGCTATGAGCTATGGCCTGCTTGGCGCGTCGTTTGACATTCATGGTGGCGGGATTGACCTGCAGTTCCCGCACCACGAAAACGAGATCGCCCAATCCTGCTGCGCCCACCCCGAAGGCAGCTTCGCGCGTTATTGGTTGCACAACGAGATGCTGCTGGTCGATGGCCGCAAGATGTCGAAATCGTTGGGGAATTTCTTTACGGTGCGTGACCTGTTGGATCAGGGCGTGCCGGGCGAAGTGATCCGCCTGGTGATGTTGGGCACGCATTACAGCCGCACGATGGACTGGACTGATGACAAGCGGATCGAGGCCGAGGGCGCTTTGCGCCGTTGGCACGCACTGACCGATGGCGTTGAAGCAGGCGCGATCGACCCCGACGTCGTCACCGCCTTGGCCGATAATCTGAACACCGCAGGTGCGATTGCGGTGCTGCACCGCTTGGCCGCTGCGGGCGAGGCGGCAACCCTGCGCGCTTCGGCGCAGTTACTGGGGTTCTTGCAGCCCGAGATGGGCGTGTGGGTAGATGCGGCGGACGACGTTGCGCAGCGCGTCGAATCGTTGCTGGCCCAACGCCTTGACGCTAAAGCGGCCCGCGATTTCGCCGCAGCTGATGCAATCCGTGACCGTCTGGTCGCTGCGGGCATCGTGCTGAAAGATAAACCCGGTGGCGGCACCGATTGGGAAATCGGTGCCGGCGCGGCCCTTGATATGTTGAAAGGGTAA
- a CDS encoding squalene/phytoene synthase family protein: MQINIALAEQVRQGDVDRFTATMAAPVAARGVLFTLAALNLEWARLSVVSENSIIVAMRLQWWRDIVDGRTPPNGDAAVAMVQMLDAGQADPAVFHQMIDARGQDLDFAGAADLWAYLDTTAGALSEAAAIATGAGDARAAMRAVGAATGLANWFLAAPVFAAQGAPWLPPGSDVPSLSTRGLTDLKLRQDLPAAAFPASLWSIYARPVLRRAAQAPERVLASDLRPAEVQKRAALLWRAVRGRW; the protein is encoded by the coding sequence ATGCAGATCAACATCGCCCTTGCTGAACAGGTTCGTCAGGGCGACGTTGATCGCTTTACCGCCACGATGGCCGCGCCCGTCGCCGCGCGCGGCGTGCTGTTTACGCTGGCCGCGCTGAATTTGGAATGGGCGCGGCTGTCGGTCGTGTCCGAAAACTCGATCATTGTCGCAATGCGTTTGCAGTGGTGGCGCGATATCGTCGATGGGCGCACCCCGCCCAACGGCGATGCCGCTGTGGCTATGGTGCAGATGTTGGACGCGGGGCAAGCTGACCCGGCGGTTTTCCACCAGATGATCGACGCGCGCGGGCAGGATCTGGATTTCGCGGGCGCTGCCGATCTCTGGGCCTATCTGGATACAACTGCAGGCGCGTTGTCCGAGGCCGCCGCCATTGCCACCGGCGCAGGCGATGCACGGGCGGCGATGCGCGCTGTGGGCGCCGCGACGGGGTTGGCTAATTGGTTCTTGGCCGCGCCGGTGTTTGCGGCGCAGGGCGCGCCATGGTTGCCCCCAGGTTCCGATGTGCCGAGCCTGTCCACGCGTGGATTGACCGACCTGAAATTGCGTCAGGACTTGCCTGCCGCAGCCTTTCCCGCGAGCCTTTGGTCTATCTATGCAAGACCGGTTTTGCGCCGCGCCGCGCAAGCGCCCGAGCGTGTTCTAGCGAGTGATTTGCGCCCCGCAGAAGTGCAAAAGCGCGCCGCATTGCTATGGCGCGCCGTGCGGGGGCGCTGGTAG
- a CDS encoding L,D-transpeptidase family protein: MANSDFSRRAVLRALSAGALAGVLPAGGALALGLDQAGFRQGLIEAVAGDQVLQAFYGARDYAAMWAGPDGVALARRNVLLAAMADAPHHGLPDAAFDAPALLARVQAASTPYAQGVAEAALSRAALDLGQALHGGFVTPSRVIGLIKRQPPQLDGAGFLNALAGPAPAQALRDVLPAAADYAGLMRGRAQLAQAQAAGGWGGDVTVGPAGKLQRGDTGAAVISLRDRLIRQGFMSPSLTDTFDADVLAGVQAFQAAHGLATDGVVGAGTLAELNTDIPTRLQQVLVAMERARWANVPLGARHIWVNLTDYHTVIRNNGAEEFRTRSVIGAVGRDRETPEFSDVMRFMVVNPSWNVPRSIVVGEYLPQMQRNPYAVNHIDLLDGAGRVVDRGAVNFNAYSASTFPFAMREPPSRGNALGLVKFMFPNQWNIYLHDTPSKSLFDRETRAFSHGCIRLADPFDFAYQLLAPQTSDPRGLFRRYLDTGRETRVDLAEPLPVHLDYRTAIVTDAGALQFRRDIYGRDAAIWRAMAQGGVAARLV; this comes from the coding sequence GTGGCAAACAGTGATTTTTCGCGTCGCGCGGTGCTGCGGGCTTTATCAGCGGGCGCGCTGGCGGGCGTTTTGCCTGCAGGCGGCGCGCTGGCCTTGGGACTGGATCAGGCCGGTTTTCGGCAAGGGCTGATCGAGGCCGTTGCGGGCGATCAGGTGCTTCAGGCGTTTTACGGCGCACGCGATTACGCTGCCATGTGGGCGGGGCCGGACGGCGTCGCACTGGCACGGCGTAACGTGCTGCTGGCTGCGATGGCCGATGCGCCGCACCACGGCTTGCCCGATGCAGCCTTTGATGCGCCAGCCCTGTTGGCCCGCGTGCAAGCCGCCAGCACCCCTTACGCGCAAGGCGTGGCCGAGGCGGCCCTCAGCCGGGCTGCGCTGGATTTGGGGCAGGCGTTGCACGGCGGCTTTGTCACCCCCTCGCGCGTGATCGGGCTGATCAAGCGGCAGCCGCCGCAACTGGACGGGGCGGGGTTTTTAAATGCGTTGGCGGGGCCCGCACCCGCGCAGGCCCTGCGTGATGTGCTGCCCGCCGCTGCGGATTATGCGGGCCTGATGCGCGGGCGCGCGCAATTGGCGCAGGCGCAAGCCGCTGGTGGGTGGGGCGGCGACGTGACCGTCGGCCCCGCCGGCAAGTTGCAGCGCGGCGATACAGGCGCGGCGGTCATTTCGCTTCGCGACCGCTTGATCCGGCAGGGCTTTATGTCGCCCAGCCTGACCGATACATTCGATGCCGATGTTCTGGCCGGGGTGCAGGCCTTTCAGGCCGCGCATGGGCTGGCCACCGATGGCGTTGTGGGCGCGGGCACGCTGGCCGAGCTGAACACCGACATCCCGACGCGTCTGCAGCAAGTCCTTGTCGCGATGGAGCGTGCCCGCTGGGCCAATGTGCCGCTGGGCGCGCGGCACATCTGGGTGAACTTGACCGATTACCACACCGTGATCCGCAACAACGGTGCCGAGGAATTCCGCACCCGCTCGGTCATCGGGGCGGTGGGACGCGATCGCGAAACGCCCGAGTTTTCCGATGTCATGCGGTTCATGGTCGTGAACCCTAGCTGGAACGTGCCGCGTTCGATTGTGGTCGGGGAATACCTGCCGCAGATGCAGCGCAACCCCTATGCGGTGAACCATATCGACCTGCTGGACGGGGCGGGGCGTGTTGTCGACCGCGGCGCGGTGAACTTCAACGCCTACTCCGCCAGCACATTCCCCTTCGCGATGCGCGAGCCGCCATCACGCGGGAACGCTTTGGGGTTGGTGAAATTCATGTTCCCGAACCAGTGGAACATCTATCTGCACGACACCCCGTCGAAGTCGCTGTTCGACCGCGAAACGCGGGCGTTCAGCCACGGCTGCATCCGCTTGGCCGATCCGTTCGATTTCGCCTATCAACTGCTGGCCCCGCAAACCAGCGACCCGCGCGGGCTGTTCCGCCGCTATCTGGACACGGGCCGCGAAACGCGCGTCGATCTGGCCGAGCCGCTGCCCGTGCACCTGGATTACCGCACTGCCATCGTCACCGATGCAGGCGCGCTGCAGTTCCGCCGCGACATCTATGGCCGCGACGCGGCAATCTGGCGCGCAATGGCTCAAGGGGGGGTAGCGGCGCGGCTTGTCTGA
- the lpxD gene encoding UDP-3-O-(3-hydroxymyristoyl)glucosamine N-acyltransferase has protein sequence MPYRIDELAEKLGATFEGDGSITIAGAAEPQAAGADDLALAMSPTYAAHLAEGQAKAAVVWPGADWQALGLKAAVFAPRGRLAMAGLTALLDPGPGMEAGIHPSAIIDPTAEVADGVAIGPFSIIGARVRVAAGVQIGAQVSVGPDSVLGADTTVHDGVRIGRRVRIGARVIIQPNAVLGADGLSFVTASPAYVEVSRQTLGLGEVTVPEDATWHRIHSLGGVEIADDVEIGACTTIDSGTIRATRIGRGTKLDNLIHIAHNVVVGEDCLFAAQVGIAGSSVVGDRVVAGGKVGISDNITIGNDVVLGGASVILSSVPTGRVMLGYPATKMDVQLESYKALRRLPRVLKKLAGGKAAD, from the coding sequence ATGCCCTATCGTATTGATGAACTGGCCGAAAAGCTGGGTGCCACGTTTGAAGGCGACGGCAGTATCACCATCGCGGGTGCCGCCGAACCGCAGGCTGCGGGTGCCGATGATCTGGCCTTGGCGATGTCGCCAACTTATGCCGCCCATCTGGCCGAGGGGCAGGCGAAAGCCGCCGTCGTTTGGCCCGGTGCAGATTGGCAGGCGTTGGGGCTGAAGGCCGCTGTTTTCGCCCCGCGCGGGCGGCTGGCGATGGCGGGCCTGACCGCATTGCTGGACCCGGGCCCCGGGATGGAGGCGGGTATCCACCCCAGCGCGATCATCGACCCTACGGCCGAGGTCGCCGACGGCGTCGCCATCGGGCCGTTCTCGATTATCGGGGCGCGCGTGCGGGTGGCTGCGGGCGTGCAAATCGGCGCCCAGGTCTCGGTCGGGCCGGACAGCGTTTTGGGGGCCGACACCACCGTGCATGACGGCGTGCGGATTGGGCGGCGGGTGCGCATCGGCGCGCGGGTAATTATTCAGCCAAACGCGGTACTCGGCGCGGACGGGCTGTCGTTCGTGACCGCATCGCCCGCCTATGTCGAGGTGTCGCGCCAGACCTTGGGCTTGGGTGAAGTGACCGTGCCCGAGGATGCCACATGGCACCGCATCCATTCGCTGGGCGGGGTTGAGATCGCAGATGATGTCGAAATCGGCGCTTGCACCACTATCGATTCCGGCACTATTCGCGCAACGCGCATCGGGCGGGGAACGAAGTTGGATAACCTGATCCACATCGCCCATAACGTGGTCGTGGGCGAGGATTGCTTGTTTGCCGCGCAGGTGGGCATTGCCGGATCGTCGGTCGTTGGAGACCGCGTGGTTGCTGGCGGAAAAGTCGGGATCAGCGACAATATCACCATTGGCAACGATGTGGTTCTGGGCGGGGCCAGCGTGATCCTGTCGTCGGTTCCGACTGGGCGCGTGATGCTGGGGTATCCGGCGACCAAGATGGATGTGCAGCTGGAAAGCTATAAAGCGCTGCGCCGCTTACCGCGCGTGCTGAAAAAGCTTGCAGGCGGTAAGGCCGCCGACTGA
- a CDS encoding invasion associated locus B family protein, with translation MQRNTLKIVSAALAVLISAPAFAQDTAPTTPPAANGLSTGEAVAPAAPQVGQPYVKETFGDWALRCIEAGEGETDPCHLYQLLSDDTDNPVAEISIFPLPAGQEAAAGATIITPLETLLQAGVVIDVDSQGARRYPFAFCGAAGCVSRVALTAEELDQFRRGTAATLTIVPALSTAEDPSVHLQIPLAGFTAAFRAAEAEMPATGN, from the coding sequence ATGCAACGAAATACCCTGAAGATCGTGTCAGCCGCACTCGCTGTGCTGATATCCGCCCCAGCCTTCGCGCAAGATACGGCACCCACCACCCCGCCCGCGGCCAACGGCCTGAGCACTGGCGAAGCTGTCGCACCCGCCGCGCCGCAAGTTGGCCAACCCTACGTGAAAGAAACGTTCGGTGACTGGGCGCTGCGATGCATCGAGGCTGGCGAAGGGGAAACCGACCCGTGCCACCTATATCAACTGTTGTCGGATGATACCGACAATCCCGTCGCTGAAATCAGCATTTTCCCCCTGCCCGCCGGCCAAGAAGCCGCCGCAGGTGCGACGATCATCACTCCGCTGGAAACGCTGCTGCAAGCGGGCGTCGTCATCGATGTCGACAGCCAAGGCGCGCGGCGTTACCCGTTCGCGTTCTGCGGCGCGGCTGGCTGCGTATCGCGCGTGGCGCTGACAGCCGAGGAACTGGACCAGTTCCGCCGTGGCACCGCCGCGACCTTGACCATCGTGCCCGCCCTGTCGACCGCCGAGGACCCCTCGGTGCATCTGCAGATCCCGCTGGCCGGTTTCACCGCCGCCTTCCGCGCGGCCGAAGCCGAAATGCCCGCGACCGGCAACTAA